GCAGTTATGCAGTCACTTATTATGAGTATTGCTATTTTTATAGGACTCACTACTTTGGGCTATATTTTTGCAGTACCTATTGTTAAAACCTTCTTTGGAAGTGTATCCACTGATGTTTTTAAATTGGCTTTAATGTACTATAGAATAGTGCTTTTTGGGCTACCTTTTGTGATAATTGATATCATCATAGGCGGGGCTTTAAGAGGTGCAGGGGATACCAAAACCCCAATGTACATAACTGCTACAGTAAATGTGATAAATCTTTTGTTAAATAGCACACTTGTATTTGGAGTGACTTATCACGGTAGATATTTAATACCTCCTTTAGGAGTAAAAGGTTCTGCACTTTCTGCTACAATTTCAAGAATAATAGGAGGTTTTTTGCAATTATATGTTTTATATTTTGGCAAAAGGCGAATTAATCTTGATATAAAAGAAAAGATTCGACTTGACTTTAACATGATGATGAGGATTATACGAGTAGGAATACCAGCTTCTTTAGAGCAGGTAATAATGCAAGGTGGTTTCCTTGTAATGCAAGTTATCGTTTCCACAATGGGGACTATTGCAATTGCTGTATATCAAATAGGTATGAATGCTAATAGTCTTGCTTTTATGCCTATATTTGGATTTTCAATAGCGGCAACCAGTTTAGTGGGACGGAGTCTTGGTGCAAAACATTTTATGTTAGCGGAAATATACGCAAAAGTTTCAAGAAACATTGCTGTTATTGTAATTTCTGTTATAGGTGTTTTTATGTTTATATTTTCAAAGCAGCTTGCAGCGCTTTATACTACTGATCCTATTGTAATAAAAATAGCTTCTGATATTATAAAGATTTTTGCTGTTGTGGAACCTTTGCTTGCTATATTAAATGTCATGGCAGGAGTATTAAGGGCTGCAGGCGATATTCCTTATATTGTTCTCACGGCTTTTATTGGATTATGGCTCTTTAGAGTGACTATTGGATATATTCTTGGTAAAGTATTTGGTATGGGAGTATATGGAATATGGATTGGTATATGTATCGACTTTGTTGTAAGGTCAGTAATGTATAGCTATAGATTTAAAGCGGGCAGGTGGAAATATATTAAAGTGTAAACTACATAAATTCATCACATATTCTTAATTTTTACATAACATTTTTCTGCTATTTTAATTATAACATCAATTTTTAGAAGAGGTGGATTTATGAAGAGGAAATATTTATATGTGATTGTTGCAGTATTAATCATTGGAATTGTCACTTTTTACTTTGTAAACAGGGCAAAATCATCACAATCCCAGCAGCTTTCGTATGTTACAGTTACTCGCGGTAATATTTCTATGAAAGTCACTGGGACAGGAAACTTAAGTGGTGATGTAAGAGCAATTACGCTAAAAGGCAGTGGAACAGTAAAGAAAGTGCATTTTAAGGTAGGAGACACTGTAAAGAAAGGAGACCTATTATACGAAATTGAAGATGACGATTTAAACAATCAGCTGGAACAAGCAAAAATAAACCTTAACTTAGCTGAGCAGCAACTAAATCAAGACACACAGAACTACAATAGTAGCATTGCAAATTTAAACATAACTTCTCCTTCTGGCGGAATTATAGACAGTATACTTGTAAAAGAAGGACAGAATGTCACACCTGGGACACCTGTTGCAACCATTGCAGATTACTCCCATGTTACTGTAAAAGTTCCTTTCAATGGTGTTCAAATAAAGAATATAAAAGTTGGGCAAAAGGCGGATATTTTTTTATACGACTCATTTACAACTGTAACAGGTACTGTTGAATACGTTTCAGAGCAGCCGGTTCCTAATAATACAGTGCAATACTACTATGTAACAGTAGGGCTTGACAATCCGGGGGCATTAAGCGATGGAATGAGGGTACAAGTATCAATACACACAGATAACGGAATAGAAACAGCATTAGAAGATGGCACGTTAACTGCCAAAAACACAGTCAATGTCACAGCGCAAACATCAGGTACGGTAGATAAAATATATATTTCTCAAGGGCAAAGTGTAAAGAAAGGACAGCTTTTAATAAAACTTTCATCAGACAACATAAGCAATCTGCAGATGCAGATAGAAAATGACAAATTAAAAGTTATGGAAGCACAAAACAACTACAATCAGATTTTACAGCAAATCAACGACTTAAAAATTTATTCTCCTATAGATGGGAAGATCATTAGCCAGAACATAAACGAAGGAGATATATTAGGTACTTCTGTAGCGAGCACTAACATAAGCAATACAAATAGCCAATCACAGCAATCGAGTTTTGTGCCCGTTTTAGATATAACGCAATTATCTACTTATGAGAGTCAACCAGAAACTGCGGTAATAGCAAACAACAACAAATACATCATTAACCTTTCAGTGGACGAAACAGACATAAAGCACATAAAAGTAGGGCAACAAGCACAAATTACAACAGATGACTTACCAGACAAAACATTTACAGGTACTGTTTCAGAAGTGTCACAACTTCCAACAATACAAAATGGAGTTTCTTCTTACAACGTAATTATTGAAGTCGATCCAAGCGAAGGATTAATGTTAGGTATGTCAATGAATGTTTCAATAACTGTTGCAGAAAAACAAGATGCTTTAATACTTCCAATACAAGCCGTTCAGACAAACGGAAATAGAAAATACGTAATACTCTATACAGACGATTTAAAAAATCAAAATATCAATAGCACTAACAATAGCACTAATAACGGGAACTTTTTCAGGAACAACATAAGATTTGTGGAAACAGGGATTTACAACGACAACTTTATAGAAATCGTGAGTGGCTTACAGGAGGGAGACAAAGTATTAATTCCAACCCTTAATTCTTCAACAAACGCAAATAACAGTAATCCAGGTGGTTTTGGCGGAATGGGTGGCTTTAGGCCAGAAGGCAATTTCAACAGGAATATGACTAATCAAGGTGGTAGTTACCCAGGCAGAAGCTTTAATGGGACAGGGCAAAATAACACTTCCACAGGGAGGTAAATGATGGATAACATTTTAATAAAAATAAGGAATTTAACAAAGATTTACAAAATGGGGGAAAATGAAGTAAGAGCGTTAGATGGTATAAACCTTGACATTGAAAAAGGAGAATTTGTATCAATTGTCGGTCAATCAGGTTCAGGTAAAACTACTTTAATGAATATAATAGGGTGCTTAGATGTAAAAACTTCTGGAGAATACTTTTTAAATGGCATAGACACAAGCAAACTTTCTGACAATCAATTAGCAGATTTAAGATGTAGCGAAATAGGTTTTGTTTTTCAAAATTTCAATTTGCTTCAAAAAATGACGGCTTTAGAAAACGTGGAATTGCCTATGATATACAAAGGTGTGCCTACAAAAGAAAGACGGCAAAGAGCAGAGATGCTTTTAGAGATGGTAGGACTTAAGGAAAGGATGCACCATAGACCTAATGAATTATCAGGAGGTCAGCAGCAAAGAGTAGCAATAGCAAGGGCACTAGCAAACAATCCCCATCTAATATTAGCAGATGAGCCGACGGGAAACTTAGACTCAAAAAGTGGTAGTGAGATAATGAAAATAATAAAAGAGTTAAACGAGAGAGGGAATACAGTAGTACTCATAACTCATGACCCTAATATAGCTGCACAAGCCAAAAGAATAGTAAGAATAAAAGATGGGCGTATTTTAGAAAACGAGGTGGTAACACCGTGAGATATGTAGAAGCTTTGAAAATAGCTATACGCAGTATTTTAAGCAATAAAATGAGGTCTTTTCTCACCATGTTGGGGATTATAATAGGTGTCACAGCTGTTATAGCCTTAGTAAGTATAGGCCAGGGCTCTACAAGAAGTATTACTTCTCAGATACAGAGTATGGGTTCAAACCTCATAATGGTAAACGTAATGGGGAGAGGGGGAGAAAGCTCTTTAACTTATGACCAAGCCATTGTTTTAAAAGACTCAAACTTTATAGCTGCTATCTCTCCGGTCATATCTACCAGTGTAACGGCTATGTACGGAAATAATTCAGTGGACAACACAACGGTAAATGGAGTAAATGGAGATTATCAATCAATACGCGATATACAAGTAGCAGCTGGCAGATTCATTTTGCCAATGGATGATGAAGGAAGGAACAGGGTAGCAGTTCTTGGCAGCAATGTAGCGAGAGAGCTTTTTGGCTTTACTGATCCTATTGGCAAGACTATAAAATTAAATGGCCAAAACTTCACGGTAGTAGGTATTTTGTCACAAAAAGGTTCTTCAATTGCAGGTTCTGATGATGATTCAATATTTATACCCCTTAAAACAATGTTCTACTTTGCGAAAAATAGAGACATAAGACAAATATATATAGAAGCTACAAGCCCAGATACCGTGGAACTCGCTAAAAACGAAATAAACAGCAAACTGCTAACTATATTTAAAGGCGATACAAATGCCTTTAGAATAATTGATCAATCACAAATTTTATCTACAGTAAATAGTGTTACTGCTACATTGAGCTTGCTCCTTGGAGGAATTGCAGGAATATCCCTTTTAGTCGGTGGAATAGGGATAATGAACATAATGCTTGTATCTGTTACTGAAAGGACGAGAGAGATAGGGATAAGAAAAGCATTAGGAGCCAAAAAGAAAGATATATTACTTCAGTTTATAATTGAATCATTAACTTTAAGCGGATTAGGAGGAATAGTGGGAATTATAGTAGGATACGTATTGTCGATGGTACTAGGCTCAGCTATGAATATAAATGCTAAGCCTTCTCTCTCTACACTATTAATATCCTTTTCCTTCTCAGTAATTGTAGGATTGTTCTTTGGCGTATATCCTGCAAATAAAGCTGCCAATTTAAATCCAATTGAAGCTCTAAGGTACGAGTAAAATACAAAAAAGGACAAATTTCTTAGTTTTACTTAAGAGTTTGTCCTTTTTAATATTGCTTTTTTGTCGATAAAAGTTTACAATGTAGTTAATGATAAAATCGGGAGGAGAGAGTAATTGAAGTGGACTGAATCTTTATCAGTTGGAAATGAACTCATTGACAGTCAACATAAAGAGTTAATAAAAAAAGTAAATGATGTTCTGGAAGCTTGCAATCAGAAAAAAGGAAAAGAAAAGATTGAAGAAGTGATGAAATTTTTAAAAGATTATACTATAGAACATTTTAGCGCTGAAGAAGACTTCATGAAAAAATATCAATACCCTTCCTATGAAGAACACAAAAAAATTCATGAAGATTTCATTAAAAAAGTAGAGGAATTGGACGAAAAAATAAAAAAAGAAGGCATAAACTTATCAATCATAATGCTTGTTAATAAAACGTTGGTGGATTGGCTTATAAATCACATAAGCAAAGAGGACAAAAAGGTAGGAGAACACATAAGAAAAGCAAAGGGGGATTTTTAAAATGAAATGGACAGAGTCTTTGTCTGTAGGAAATGATTATATTGATGAGCAGCACAAAGAGTGGATAAGGAGAATTAATGACCTTTTAGAGTCATACAATCAAAAAAGAGGCAAGGAAAAAGTTGAGGAAGCAATGGAATTTGTAAAAGAGTACACTGTAACGCATTTTAGCGCCGAACAAGAGCTGATGAAAAAGTATAAATATCCTGAGTATGAAATACATAAACAAATTCATGACAATTTTATTAAAGAAGTTAATGAACTGGATGAAAAAATAAAAAAAGAAGGTCCTACGCTCACTAATTTGATGACTGTTAATAGGACTTTAGTAGATTGGGTGCTAAATCACATAAGCAAAGTAGATAAAAAACTAGGAGAGTACATAAAAAGTCAAATGTAATTAAGCCTGTAAATGCAGGCTACAGACTGTAGACAAACTTTCGAAAATAGGATATTTTGCATAAGGAACGACTTGTGACAAAGCGGCAACAAAACTTAGCAAGACCGAGGGTGAAGGCAGGGCCGAAGCCAAGGATGGCGGAGGCGGGCACTAAGACAAGGATGTCGAATGTGCCCGGTACCCTGCCGGAGCCCGAAGGTCGAGTTTAGTTTTGTCGCTTTGGAACATCGGAGTGACGATGCAAAATATCCTATTTAAAAATTTTTGACTTTGTCAATAAGCTGGAGCCTGTAAATACAGGCTATTTTTTAATCATAGGTTATGTGGTAAAATATTTTTAAATCTAAAAATTTGAGGGGGTTTTATTGTGAGGCTTGTGAGAATAGATAAAGCGTTGAATGAATATGGAATAATTGAAGGGGATAAAGTTATTGCATTTGGAAGTGAAGGCTTTTATTCTTACAACTTGGAGGAAGTAAAGCTTTTGCCTCCTTGCCTGCCTACAAAAGCTATATGTGTAGGGTTAAATTATAGGGATCATATAGAGGAAATGGGGGACAAAGAGCCGGAGGAACCGACATTATTCATAAAACCTTCAACAGCAGTTATTGGCCCTGATGATTTTATAGTTATTCCTAAGATGTCAGAGAGGGTTGACTATGAGGGGGAATTGGCTGTTGTAATAGGCAAAAGAGCGAAAAATGTGTCTGAAAAAGATGCGTTAGATTATGTCCTTGGCTATACGATAGCTAACGATGTAACAGCAAGAGATTTGCAGGCAAAAGATGGTCAATGGACAAGAGCGAAGTCTTTTGATACCTTTTTGCCCATAGGCCCTTGGATTGTGACAGACTTAGACCCATCTTCTTTGGACATAATTACATATGTAAATGATGAAGTAAAGCAAAAAAGTAACACCAGACATCTCATATTTGGCGTTCCAAAACTTGTGAGTTTTATATCTCACATAATGACGCTAAACCCTAGCGATGTCATATTGACGGGAACACCCTCTGGCGTTGGCCCTTTAAAACCTGGAGACGTTGTAACTATTGAAATAGAGGGAATAGGTAAATTAACAAATAGAGTAAAATAAAATCAGACTACAAAATGAATGATAAAATATATAACTAAACCAATTAAAGATAGAGGAATTCCTACCAAAGCCCATTCACGGCTTTTTATATTCAGCTTTCCTGCTGATATGATATTAGGTATGTTTCCTGGAATCAACATGCCGCCACTTATTAGAAGCCCCATCAATATTGCTTGGATTTGTTCTGTTGTCATAGCAGGGCTTATTTCGGCTGCTGTCAGTGTTGCGTTGTCAAGAACTGCTGAGGTCATGTTTATCCAGTATAAAAGTCGGCTATCAAGATGAATTATATAATTATCAATAATAGGTTTGAATCCTGCACCTAAAAGTTCCAATGCCAGAATAAAAACAAAAATTTTAAATGCTTGAATAAAGATAAATTGAAATCTTTCAATTTTTTTAATTTCTTCTGCTTCTTCCACATAATTTTCTTCTATAATGAGACTACTTTTCTCTAATTTATTAATATAAAGTAAACCCAAAAAGCCCAAAGCCAATACAGCTGGTATGATGTAAATGCCTAAGGTAGTAAAAAGGTAAAGGAAGCTTTCATTTAATTTTGAGGTTACTATTGTGGCTAAGGGCTCGCCAATTGGTGTTAGTGCAGCACCCATGCCTATTGAAAGAGAGGCAATGACAGTAATCACCACTTTGTCTTTGTGTTTTAAGGGCAACAAGTGAATTATTTCTACTAATATTATTGAGGCTATTATGGCTGTAATTATACTGGCTGTCAAGCCAAGGATAATAATTACTAAAAATACAAATATTTTAAGCGGAATATGAGTTACTACTGTTCCTATAAATTTTTTAAATTTATCTTTAAATATCTCAAATAAAAGTCCTGATAAAAATACGGCTGCTGTTATTAAATACAAAAGATGATTTTTAAATATGTGAGCTATCAGGTCATAAGAAAATACTCCTGATACAAATGCTGCAGCAACTCCCATTGCAAAAAGAAAATATTCGATGTTGTGTTCTATATGCCTATTTACAAGAGGCAAAATTAGGATCATTAATAATATTACTAAGAGTGCAACAATAACCACAATCCATCCTCCTTTTACATTATTATTTGTATTATTTTGTAAAATAAAAGGTGGAAAAACTCACCTTTAAGATGAGCTTCCCACCCAAGAAGCCGAAAGTTCTTGAACAAGTCATAAGACTTGCCAACCGTAAAAACTTTATTTACTTTATTAAAATTATAACATACAGGTATTTATATAAGCAACAGAGATGAAGATATAAATTAATGGAGTACAGTGATTAAAAATATTCCGTATAATACTCCTCCAAACATCAGCACAAAAGGATTAACTGACTTTCTAATATTTATCCACATTAAATTTAAAATAGCTGAAGTTAAAGCTAACATGGCACTTAAAAAAGCTATTCCTGTGATGTTCCATGGCGTAAACAGTATACCAATAGTAACTGGTATGGAAGACTGAAACACCATCGCCCCCGTTATATTTCCAAGTGCAAGAGTATCCTTTTTTTGTCCTACCCACACAATAGAATTGAGCTTTTCAGGCAGTTCTGTTGCAATAGGCGTTATGACAATTGAGAGTATTAAAGGTGAAATTCCCATCATGTGAGACAAATCTTTTACATATCCTACAAACAAGTGAGCGCCAAAAATTATTCCTAAAAGAGATAGAATTAATTGACTGGTTATCCAGAGTAAATTAGTTTTTACTCCTAAAAACTTTGAAAAGTATAGAGTTCCTATATTTTCATCCAATTGCTGTTCATCTGAAAAAGTACGTTTTACATAAAAAGCGTATGCTAAAAGTACCAATATAATTGCAGATATTCTAATTTCGTTAACTTGATTAAAGACAGAAGCGAAAATTGCTATTGCGTATACTAAGATAAAATATGTCAAGTCTCTTTGAAACACTTTTTTATTTGCATTCATTTTCAACGTTCTTTTTCCAAAAAGGGAATAAATTATGATGGCAGCACCTGTTATCAAAAATCCTAAGGTAGAAAGCATAAAGGGAGCTCCTAAAATAGCACCTGTGGCTATTTGACTTGCCTCTCTTCCTCCATAAAAAAGTATAGCGATAATTGGTATAATTGTTTCAGGAAGTGCGGTGCCTACAGCAGCTAAAATACTTCCCACTACTCCCTGACTTAAGTTTAACTTTTTTCCAAACCATTCTACTGAGTTTGTAAATAAGATACAGGAAAGAAGTATAAAGGCGAGACTAAAAAGCAACATCACTATATCTTGTGTCAACTTCTACAACTCCTTTGTGGGTAGTGTTTTAGGTCATTTACAGTAATGTATTGTACCACAAAACGAGAAAATAATTCAATAGTTTGAGTCTCTTCACCAAACATCAATAATGTGGTAACATTTATATTAGATGTCCTTTCGCTTAAAGGAGTGGACGATATGAGCATAAGATTTATATATGGAAGAGCAGGTACAGGCAAGACTGCCTTTTGCCTTAATGATATAAAGAGAAAATTGAATGATGGAAAATCCCACCCTCTTATACTACTTGTCCCCGAACAATTTACCTTTGAGGCAGAAAAATATCTTTTAAATACAATTGAAAAAGATGAAAAGATAAGGGCACAAGTTTTGAGTTTTAAGACTTTGGCAAATAGGGTATTTACAGAAGTTGGAGGCCTTACCCGTCAGCACATGAAATCCTGCGGGAGGTCAATGCTTATTTATAAAATAATAGAAGACATACAAAAAGACCTTAAGGTTTATTCTAAAGCCTCCAGGCAGCAGGGTTTTATCAAAAAAGTTTCAGAAGTTATAACAGAGCTTAAAAGATTTGAAGTGACTCCTGAAAAGTTATTAGAGATAACTGAAACAATAGATAATTTAGGATTAAGAGAAAAACTAAAAGACATAAGTTTAATATATTCTAAATTTGAAGAGAGCTTACACCAAAATTATATAGACCAAGAGGATGAGTTGACTCTTTTGGCAGAGAAAATCGAATATTCTTCTCAATTTGAAGGAGCGGAATTTTGGATAGACGGCTTTACGGGTTTTACGCCAAAGCAGTACAGGGTAATAGAAAAGCTTTTAAAAAAAGCATCAAGAGTAAATATTACTCTCTGTATGGACACTTCTAATATCTCTGCTGAAATTGATACTACAGACCTTTTTTACACCACTAAAAAGACAGAAAGCAAACTTTTAGAGATTTGCCAAAGAAATAATATATCCTATGAAAAACCAGTGAATTTGAATATAGGGATTCCACAGAGATTTAAAGAAAGTGAAGAACTAAGTTTTATAGAAAAACATCTCTTTTCCTACCCTTACAAAGTATATCTAAAAGAAACAGAGGATATAAGCATATTTAAGGCTGTCAATGTCTATAGCGAAGTTGAAGAGACTGCAAGAGATATCATAAGATTAGTGAGAGATGAGGGGTTTAGGTATTCTGACATTGTGGTAGCTACTCGCGATTTAAATAGATATCATAAACTCATAAAAGCTATATTTTCTCAATATGGAATTCCCTATTTTATAGACCTAAAGATAGAAATAAAAAACAACCCCATCATCGTTTTTATAACCTCTCTTTTTGACATTCATTTAAAAAGATGGTCTTATGAGTCTGTTTTTAGATACCTAAAGACAGGTTTTACAGATTTAGAAAAAGAGGACATAAACCTTATTGAGAATTATGTTTTAGCTAACGGTATAAAGGGAGATAAATGGAAAGAGGAAGTTTGGAATTACAGGTTAAATTACAGATTTGATAGACTTTCAATAGAGGAAGATGAAAAAGAGATAATAGAGAGAGTGAATGAAATAAAAAGAAAAATCGCAACTCCCTTACAGGATTTTTATAAAAAATTTTCTAAATCGAAGAATATTAAAGAAGCTTGTGGCACTTTGTATGACTTTTTAGTTGAAATGAAATTGCCTCAAAAGATTGAAAAATTAATTGAAAAATTCAAAGAAGAAAAGGAATATGACACAGCAAATCAATACGCACAGGTTTGGGATATTGTTGTAGATGTTTTAGATCAATTGGTAGAAGTGATGGGGGAGGAAAAAGTTACAGCA
The sequence above is a segment of the Thermoanaerobacter ethanolicus JW 200 genome. Coding sequences within it:
- a CDS encoding bacteriohemerythrin; amino-acid sequence: MKWTESLSVGNDYIDEQHKEWIRRINDLLESYNQKRGKEKVEEAMEFVKEYTVTHFSAEQELMKKYKYPEYEIHKQIHDNFIKEVNELDEKIKKEGPTLTNLMTVNRTLVDWVLNHISKVDKKLGEYIKSQM
- a CDS encoding sodium:calcium antiporter — encoded protein: MTQDIVMLLFSLAFILLSCILFTNSVEWFGKKLNLSQGVVGSILAAVGTALPETIIPIIAILFYGGREASQIATGAILGAPFMLSTLGFLITGAAIIIYSLFGKRTLKMNANKKVFQRDLTYFILVYAIAIFASVFNQVNEIRISAIILVLLAYAFYVKRTFSDEQQLDENIGTLYFSKFLGVKTNLLWITSQLILSLLGIIFGAHLFVGYVKDLSHMMGISPLILSIVITPIATELPEKLNSIVWVGQKKDTLALGNITGAMVFQSSIPVTIGILFTPWNITGIAFLSAMLALTSAILNLMWINIRKSVNPFVLMFGGVLYGIFLITVLH
- a CDS encoding ABC transporter ATP-binding protein codes for the protein MDNILIKIRNLTKIYKMGENEVRALDGINLDIEKGEFVSIVGQSGSGKTTLMNIIGCLDVKTSGEYFLNGIDTSKLSDNQLADLRCSEIGFVFQNFNLLQKMTALENVELPMIYKGVPTKERRQRAEMLLEMVGLKERMHHRPNELSGGQQQRVAIARALANNPHLILADEPTGNLDSKSGSEIMKIIKELNERGNTVVLITHDPNIAAQAKRIVRIKDGRILENEVVTP
- a CDS encoding bacteriohemerythrin — its product is MKWTESLSVGNELIDSQHKELIKKVNDVLEACNQKKGKEKIEEVMKFLKDYTIEHFSAEEDFMKKYQYPSYEEHKKIHEDFIKKVEELDEKIKKEGINLSIIMLVNKTLVDWLINHISKEDKKVGEHIRKAKGDF
- a CDS encoding MATE family efflux transporter — translated: MEAKERHKRNVAKEIIELAWPSITEQMLIMTVGMVSTIFVGRISASAIAAVGMINSLIFFFQAIFSGLATGSTVIVARLIGEEDEEGARLAVMQSLIMSIAIFIGLTTLGYIFAVPIVKTFFGSVSTDVFKLALMYYRIVLFGLPFVIIDIIIGGALRGAGDTKTPMYITATVNVINLLLNSTLVFGVTYHGRYLIPPLGVKGSALSATISRIIGGFLQLYVLYFGKRRINLDIKEKIRLDFNMMMRIIRVGIPASLEQVIMQGGFLVMQVIVSTMGTIAIAVYQIGMNANSLAFMPIFGFSIAATSLVGRSLGAKHFMLAEIYAKVSRNIAVIVISVIGVFMFIFSKQLAALYTTDPIVIKIASDIIKIFAVVEPLLAILNVMAGVLRAAGDIPYIVLTAFIGLWLFRVTIGYILGKVFGMGVYGIWIGICIDFVVRSVMYSYRFKAGRWKYIKV
- a CDS encoding ABC transporter permease, with the protein product MRYVEALKIAIRSILSNKMRSFLTMLGIIIGVTAVIALVSIGQGSTRSITSQIQSMGSNLIMVNVMGRGGESSLTYDQAIVLKDSNFIAAISPVISTSVTAMYGNNSVDNTTVNGVNGDYQSIRDIQVAAGRFILPMDDEGRNRVAVLGSNVARELFGFTDPIGKTIKLNGQNFTVVGILSQKGSSIAGSDDDSIFIPLKTMFYFAKNRDIRQIYIEATSPDTVELAKNEINSKLLTIFKGDTNAFRIIDQSQILSTVNSVTATLSLLLGGIAGISLLVGGIGIMNIMLVSVTERTREIGIRKALGAKKKDILLQFIIESLTLSGLGGIVGIIVGYVLSMVLGSAMNINAKPSLSTLLISFSFSVIVGLFFGVYPANKAANLNPIEALRYE
- a CDS encoding DUF1646 family protein, which produces MVIVALLVILLMILILPLVNRHIEHNIEYFLFAMGVAAAFVSGVFSYDLIAHIFKNHLLYLITAAVFLSGLLFEIFKDKFKKFIGTVVTHIPLKIFVFLVIIILGLTASIITAIIASIILVEIIHLLPLKHKDKVVITVIASLSIGMGAALTPIGEPLATIVTSKLNESFLYLFTTLGIYIIPAVLALGFLGLLYINKLEKSSLIIEENYVEEAEEIKKIERFQFIFIQAFKIFVFILALELLGAGFKPIIDNYIIHLDSRLLYWINMTSAVLDNATLTAAEISPAMTTEQIQAILMGLLISGGMLIPGNIPNIISAGKLNIKSREWALVGIPLSLIGLVIYFIIHFVV
- a CDS encoding fumarylacetoacetate hydrolase family protein, with the translated sequence MRLVRIDKALNEYGIIEGDKVIAFGSEGFYSYNLEEVKLLPPCLPTKAICVGLNYRDHIEEMGDKEPEEPTLFIKPSTAVIGPDDFIVIPKMSERVDYEGELAVVIGKRAKNVSEKDALDYVLGYTIANDVTARDLQAKDGQWTRAKSFDTFLPIGPWIVTDLDPSSLDIITYVNDEVKQKSNTRHLIFGVPKLVSFISHIMTLNPSDVILTGTPSGVGPLKPGDVVTIEIEGIGKLTNRVK
- a CDS encoding efflux RND transporter periplasmic adaptor subunit, with protein sequence MKRKYLYVIVAVLIIGIVTFYFVNRAKSSQSQQLSYVTVTRGNISMKVTGTGNLSGDVRAITLKGSGTVKKVHFKVGDTVKKGDLLYEIEDDDLNNQLEQAKINLNLAEQQLNQDTQNYNSSIANLNITSPSGGIIDSILVKEGQNVTPGTPVATIADYSHVTVKVPFNGVQIKNIKVGQKADIFLYDSFTTVTGTVEYVSEQPVPNNTVQYYYVTVGLDNPGALSDGMRVQVSIHTDNGIETALEDGTLTAKNTVNVTAQTSGTVDKIYISQGQSVKKGQLLIKLSSDNISNLQMQIENDKLKVMEAQNNYNQILQQINDLKIYSPIDGKIISQNINEGDILGTSVASTNISNTNSQSQQSSFVPVLDITQLSTYESQPETAVIANNNKYIINLSVDETDIKHIKVGQQAQITTDDLPDKTFTGTVSEVSQLPTIQNGVSSYNVIIEVDPSEGLMLGMSMNVSITVAEKQDALILPIQAVQTNGNRKYVILYTDDLKNQNINSTNNSTNNGNFFRNNIRFVETGIYNDNFIEIVSGLQEGDKVLIPTLNSSTNANNSNPGGFGGMGGFRPEGNFNRNMTNQGGSYPGRSFNGTGQNNTSTGR